In Brettanomyces bruxellensis chromosome 7, complete sequence, the sequence TTGCCTCTCCTTCGTATCTAGTTCAATAATAGCGTGTTGTCCGTTTGCTTCAATACTGTGtgcagaaatatttttcaaatgctgTTTCACCACCGGTTTCACATATTTTAAGGGAAGAGGACAACCTAAATCATGATACTTCTTTATTCCCTGTCTTTTTATTGCATTTTCCGCGGAGTAACTCAACGGAAGTGGCTGTCCTATGACCTTATTGGGCCCTGAAacttttcttattttgatttttctaGTTGGTACCGAGTCATTTTCTGCTGTTTCCACTTCTGGCGGCTTTGAAGTACCCtcaatattctttttagtcttgttcatttctttcttctcggCTTGAGCTCCCAATTGCTCCAGCATTTGCCGCTTTAGTCGTCCAATaaaatcattatcattCGCCACTGCTTTATTCGGCTTGCTTGGTTTAATTGTGTTGTACTCAAGCGGTAACGGCTCACCAATATCGATTGGAGTTGTATCCGACATCATGAATTAATCATGCATTCGCAAATTGTGTGCCTTGAGCACTTTGATTTTGCATGTGGATAAAGTTACGAACTAAGCACCTGTAAATCAATAAACCGACAACCATGGATTGAAATcgaagctgaaaaaaaaagatgtgCGAGgtgcaaaaaagaaagagcGACGGAAAGTAAagcgtcgatcgacgcaaaTCAACCGTTATCTACAAACCCCATCTATTAATTGACAAACTGTACCATTATCTGCGCCGCAAACAcatttattcatttctaTATATACGATACACTACCGAGTGCAAATTGCACCAGAGACTCTGCCAGAAAGCCCCCTGCTATTGCCGATTGAGCAAGAAATCGACCTTGATCTCGGtagctcttttttttggctctTTTGGTGATTTCAAGGCTGTCCGGGTGGCACCAGTACCTCCAGGAAACTTGGATGTAGTAAAATCAACGGCCATCACTTTTCCCGTACCGGGAAATGGGCCATTCCGTAGTTTAGAGTACGCCGAACCACAGCTTGTGCCAAATATTGGTGGTAAAATGCGAATACTGTCGTTTGTCGGCAGCTTGTTAAGGGTTTGTGGCATATCTGGAGCAGGATGATCCAGCAAGCTCGGTCGGAATGCCTGTTCTGGTGGCGATGAGTGTGTTTCGGTTGtgttttcatcttttatgCTACCGGTCTGCTGAAGTGCTTCGttactttcttcatctttgacCGTTTTCATGcgtcttcttctcctttttatGACACCCTTCTTCAAGTTGACTGGTCTGTGAACCCCGTGCAGCCGATAGTACAAGCCACAAGCGTTACAGATAGTGTTCCCACTATCATCCCGCCTCCAAAGTGGAGTAACGGTAGTTCCGCAGTTGTAGCAGGCAACAGTAAGCGAAGAAAACGATTTTCCCACATTCAAAGTATCACCGGAAGCTCGACTCTTGTCTTTTCCACATGTACAGTCGGCACAAACAGCCCGTGTGCCGCAAAACTCGCTCTTAACTTTGGGACACCCCATATCACGCTGAAACGACAATTTCATCACCTTGTTGTTGAAAGCAGGGCACCCCTTGCAGGATTTCGAGCCGCCAGTTCCATTACAGTGACCATATCCCTGACACGTGCCTCCTGTCCTAATTGCGAGCTGCTCAGACTTCGTCATTGACACCAAAAGAGGTggctttttcaaattaaCAGGCCGATGGCATTTATTCGCTCGGTAATAAAGTCCGCACGCATTGCATGTCAGTTTTCCGTCCGGCGTTCTCCGCCAAAGCGGAGTTTCTGTAGCACCGCAGTTTTCACACACGTGGCTTTCGTTTCTTCCCCGACTTTGACTTCTTGGTTTGCGATTTGGTTTTGCAATCGGTGATTTTCCCTCCTCTTCTCCGTTCAAAGTCGGCTTTTTGGCCTTGCGGGCGCACATTATACTATATGGCTTCTCCGACAAGCCcgctgcttctttttgccGACGGTATTCTTAGAATTATGCCCCAAATCAGGCGTTTTTGTCGACTAATCTGAATAGTCGCTTTGAACCTGGTTGCAAAAATATCGATGTAACCGATTCGAGACCGCCTATTCTctatatattttctatcttttcaGCAGGTGGAATCTTCCAGAAAGCCAGGACTTGTGCCAAACGTGTATATGAAAACAGCCTGTAACCAACACGATTCCAATACCAAGAAAGGTGTATGATGAGATCCAGctgtaattttttcctgtatatattttttgctACGTgcattttaatttttaccTATCAGTACAGTGAAATTTTTGGGTGCCTGCGAAAGCGATCTTTACCGAACAGTGCGAATCATCGAGCATTATTTGCTCAAACAGGAAATATGGCCGAGCACGTACTTGGCATCATTTGCCATAGGAACGCTTGGCACACGCTGATTCCCACATTTAAAGAATGCTGGTGTGTGCATACTTACGGCTGAATCTTACCACGGCTTTCCAGCCTAATTTTAACAGGTATCAGATATGCTTTTGCCTACTTCTGCGAATCGATAATGTAGCCCTACATACTTAGAAATAAACCCGCGCTTCCAGAATTTCCGGGCTACTGATTTTTGATCTCCAGCCAATAAACACCCGCGAAATGGTCATCCggaaaatgaagagatGCGAAAAGTGGGAAAGGTGTAAGAAAAAGTGCTTGTCAGCCACCATTTTTACAACATGTGGCGCAACATTTTTCGCTTGTCCCGGAATTCAAATGTAGATAAACTCCACCGCAAATTTTGAACCGGGCAATGACAAATTAGTTTTCATGCATTGTTTATTGGGCAAAGCTGCCGTTTAGATGGTTATTTCAGATTTATTACCTGTCAAAATTCTTGAAATCGTATCATTCCTGTATGCCAAGCcgagaaaaacaaaaagtacGGATTTACGTGTAACTCCGCCCAACAGTATGGTTGATTTAAGGATTCTTGAATTAAGCGATGCTAACAACTTCTAAAAAAGTTGCTTTCTTGTACGGAGAACTGACTGATTGTGGCCACACAACTATAATGATTAATTGTGGCAACACACATATCTTTTACccaaataataattgaaaaataatcGTTGGAAAATCAATAGTGGGCCATCCAAAAGCCGATCATCGTGATTTCTATaatagagaaaaaaacTCTTTCATTCTAAATACCTGTATTTGGTTTTTGCGAGATTATGAATTGGCAGTTCTCAATTACGTATATTTGCTAGTTATTTTGCCAAAAATACCATTATTCGTTAATCTATTCTTTGTCAAagatttcatattttcccTAGCTATTCGATTAATTGATTAAATTTCCTCTTAGTTTCTAACAAGTCTTAGTGCATGagatcgaaaaaaaaaaactgttACTGTTCCCTATTTGGGTATTCGGAGGTGGCAAAATTCAAGTAAAATGAATTGATGTGCAGAATAGCATAGTCTTGAGtataagataaaaatataatgcAAATTAGCAGTGTAGAATTAATACATCACACACTCTAAAATCAGCATTTAAATGTTAAAACAATTGTGGATAAGCAAACTGAGCAAACGGAAATGCAAATGTCATTTTCAGGttttttttcatgaatAATGAATGGCCGATAGAGAAAAATGCGTGTAACTAGATGTTAAATACTGATGGGATCTAAGTGCGGGATTCGAATTGGATAGTGGGCCACTATtgaaaagacaaaaaagagcGGGGTAACTTTTTTGTGCAAAAGCGGAACTGTGGATTCAAACAATAGTGATTTTTTAACATTTACGTCCCTTATCTTAGAATTGATTAGCCTTATTCTAAAGTTACAGCctgaagaagatgttgaaatATATCCCGCGTCTGTGGGCACCCGACACACGGACTAGAGGATCGGGCACATGCCTGCGCAAGGCTTCAGCATAAAGGACTTCCGCATAAATTATCTACACACAAATTGCCCGCACACAAATCGTCTTCCCGAAAATGCCTTCGCATAAAGTTTGCAAAGTCGGCGCTGCATAAAGTACATTCATAAATCAGGAATTGCTTCATAAAATCATTACATAAAGCTTTCATAAATTTGCCCCACATAAATTACGCTCTGGACGAATTCGCGTGCGTGCTCAATTATGCAGGACACACGCAGAAAAAAGTTTcgagtgaaaaaataaaactaaaaataaaagcaaaaatgaGATGGCGATTTGCACAGTATACGTAAAGTTCATCAGGAAGCCGGTTTAAGCTCATAAACAGGTGTAAGAGCATTCAGCAAAGTCGAAACAAGGCGGTGTGAGAGCAGGAAGCAAAGCAATACACAGCAAAAATAGCATGAGTGCAATCCAGCTTTTAAATCCAAAGGCTGAGTCTCTCAGAAGACAGCAGGCTCTTCAAGTGAATATAAGTGCAGCAGAAGGTCTTCAGGATGTTCTTTCGAGCAACTTGGGGCCAAAGGGCACAATGAAGATGTTGGTGGACGGCTCGGGCGGCATCAAAATCACAAAAGACGGCCAAGTTCTCCTCAAAGAGATGCAAATACAGTCTCCAACTGCAGTTATGATTGCAAGAGCAGCTACTGCACAAGATGATGTGACTGGAGACGGCACTACAACGGTTGTTTTGCTTGTTGGTGAGCTTCTCCGGCAGGCGGAGATATATTTGAACGAGGGAATCCACCCAAGAGTGATCACGGATGGATTTGAAAAGGCCAAAAGTGCAGCTTTGGAGTATTTGTCGGGATTCGGAAAGACACTCGGCAGCGAGGAAGACATGCAGGTGGACCGGGAGTTGCTGTTGCAGGTGGCACGAACATCCTTGGGCACGAAGTTGAGCCCGGAGTTGACCGAGGTGTTGACTCCAGTGGTGACAGATGCAGTTTTGGCGATACAAAACGACAAAATCGCTTCGGATGTCGACTTGCACATGATAGAAATCATGCCGATGATGCACGAGACCGCCGAGGAGACCGAGTTGGTCAAGGGCCTCGTGTTGGACCACGGGGCAAGGCATCCAGACATGCCTAAGCGGTTGGAAAATGCCTCGATTCTCACTTTGAACGTGAGTCTTGAGTACGAAAAGACGGAGGTCAACTCCGGGTTCTACTACTCGAATGCCGAACAGAGGGAGCGGTTGGTGGCGTCCGAGCGGAAGTTCGTCGacgagaagttgaagaagatcatCGATTTGAAGAATCAGGTCTGCGGAGACGACGCAACAAAAGGCTTTGTCGTGATCAACCAGAAAGGCATCGACCCCATGTCTTTGGACATTTTCGCAAAAAACGGCATCCTGGCCCTCCGCAGAGCAAAGAGACGCAACATGGAGAGATTGCAGCTTTGCTGTGGTGGCACAGCCATGAACTCGGTCGATGATTTGACCCCTGAGGTGCTTGGACATGCCGGATTGGTGTTCGAGAAGACTTTGGGTGAGGAAAAGTTCACATTTGTGACGGACGTGCAGAACCCAAAGTCCGTGACCATACTGATTAAAGGCGCCCACAACTACGTCGTTCAGCAGGTCAAGGATGCTGTGCGTGACGGGTTGAGGGCTGTCAACAATGTTCTCAAAGATAAAAGACTCATCCCCGGTGCCGGTGCATTCTGGATGTCTTGCTCAAGACACCTTTTGGAAAATAAGATCATAAGCAGGGGAAGATCGAAGCCCGGTATCCGAGCTTTTGCCGAGGCACTTCTTGTCGTGCCAAAAACGTTGGCCAAGAACTCGGGGCTAGACACCTTGGAGTCGATCTCCGACTGCCAGGATGAAATCGACCAGGGTGAGGTCGTCGGGCTCGACTTGGAGTCCGGCGAGCCGATCGACCCGTCGATCGACGGTGTCTGGGACTCCTTCCGGGTCATCCGCAACGCCATTTCCGGCGCCACCGGCATCGCCTCCAATCTTTTGCTATGTGACGAGTTGCTCAAGGCCGGCCGGTCCTCGTTGAAGAACTGAGAGGTGTGTGTCTGCAAGgatttgctttttataCTTTTGCCGTAGTCCCGGTGTAAGGGTGTGCAAAGATGTGCGTGTAGCCACTACAGTTacaaataatatcaaataGCAGTAAGTAACACTCAATAGATCTATCACAACGTACATAACCATTAGGAACGTATCCAACGACAACAAAAAGgcagaaagataaaaaaatccATGAGCTGGACCTCCACGTAGTAAACATGAAACCAAGTCAGCGTAcagtcaaaaaaaaggattaaGGAGAAATCGTCATAtcaaagagaaagcaaGTCCAGCCCCGAAAAGCAGTAATCCAACACAAGTAACACATGGgtaatgagaaaaaaagagagaaagagaaataaaaGCACAAACGTAATTTCCAGgagaataagagaaaaacaataaaGATAAGATCGAGCCAAGCAAGGCAGAGCTACATTCGTTCACCGCCTCAACTCCCCTTGCACAGCCCTGCCTAGCCCCAGACGGAAGTATTTGTATTAGTGGTAGCATTAGTTCCCCAGATATTCCTGTTCAGAAACAGGCCGATCGACCCGTCGGTCTGGGAGGACGATGGAGACGGAGCCTGCAATTTCCCGTCGGCAAGTAGACCCGAGAATCCGCCGGAACTAGTGTGCTGGAGCATCGATCCAGGGCAGGAAGCATCGTTGGCGAAAAGTTGCAAGCCTGGATTTCCGTTCTTGGTGAAAAAAGACGTCCGGTCGGCACCCgacgaagatgaggaaatcGACGAGTTATTGGACGAAATCGGGTCGATCTCCCTAAGCAATTCGAGACTTAAGGGAGAGCTGGATCTCAAGGAGTTGGCAtcggaagaaaaaacagCTGAAGACGACGAATTCGACGAGAACGACCCGCCGCTCGACGTTTTGAGCAACTGCGGCATTTGAGGTGCCATCTGGCCCATTTGATTCGCCAAAAATGTCTCATTGGTCTGCAGAGCAGGTGCAGGGGTGCCATTTGCAGTAAAATGCCCACCCGGAGTCTGTGAATAGACGCCGTTGCCGAAATACTGCCGATTCAGCATGTTTTCGGCctcctgctgctgcttctGCTGCAGTTGAAGCTGCATTTGCAGCTGGTACCTGGTCTCAGAGTAGTAATTCTGCGCCTGTGCCACCGGAACAGCCGGAACAGCCCGCTGGAATGCCCGCTGGTATCCCCGTTGGCATAACTCTGCCGTGTTGTTCCCCCGCTGGTAATTGTGACAGTTGCCAACGCTGAAATTATTCTGGTGCAAACAACGTTGTTGCAACTGCTGCTGTGGCTGAGGAGGCATCTGTGGCTGTGCTCCTGCAACGAATCCGTGCGCAATCTGGTATCTGCGGAATGTCTTCACTGCCCGGTCGATGTCTAAGTATTGGTCTTCGAAAGCTGTGGCTTGCGACATGTTGCAAATCTGGTGTAAGGAGGCGTTGTAGAGCTATCGAAGTGGAAAACGTGAAGTTGGAAGATGGAAGACGTGGAAAACGTGAAAAGGGCGAAAAGACAATGTGTCAGGATGTCAAGATGTGGATCAGATGCCCTGTGATGCGTCGCCGAGTCAATATTATGGCAACCTATGCTATGGATacaagtgaaaaaaaaatgaatatgcAGGAAATGTGAGATCAAAGCAATTTGGGCTCTGGATGGGTTTCAGCAGGTGTCCACAAGTACAGTATTGCACATGGGCTTGGCAATTGtgagaaaaatagagaaagcGAAGAATATGACACGCGATGGTGACAATTTGGCAATAAAGATATTGGATCCAGGTGGAGAACGCAGAGATGATATGTGCATCCTTTTAAGcgatgagaaaaaaaaaaataatttactACCAAAGTAGGGGTCgagatgaaaaatggaCAACCgagattaaaaaaaaaaaaaaaatacggacaaaaattaattttatgGAAACAACGCTGGCCTCCTTTTGTGTCGTTCGTTTCTAGACTGCTCCCAAGGGGATCTCGAATTTTTACTCGTTTCTGTTTCTATCATGGTGGACTACTTGTGCTACTCGTAAATGTTGTttaatatgaaaaaaatccTTTTCTGATGACACTTTGCCCTCTTTTGTGATCTTCCGAATTCGCCCATTCTCATTGTATATACATTCTCGCACCTGCAACTTTAGGAAAGGTGTCTTTTCCAGGATCGCGTCGTCCACGCATAAATTACATAAAACTGGCTTGGCTTGTTATTTTCctatttttgattttatcaATTCCTGCTTCTGagtttatttatttcctgCCTctgattttattcatttcttcttttttgtgtttgtttCTTCCGgcccattttctttgtctcgccttactttttttttgtcctcGTACGTTCTCCGTTTCACCTCCTCTGCCGTTTTTCCCGCGATATGATTGGCCAAACACACCCACCAAGCCATTTGCACCCACACCGTTGGGTgatttgtctttttttctcgtcTAACTGTGCTACGGTACATTCTGGAACGATCGGTCTGTGTTTAAGGACTGTATACCCCAAGTGGGAAATAATAgagatgcaaaaaaaaatccaaaaaaaacagtaagcaaagaaatacttaaaaatatatatggCACACGGTTTCTGTCACGTGATCCTCGCGTGTCTAAAGCGCACAATGTAAATTCTTTTCTGATCGATGACTTAATGTTTCTGGCCATCTTGCTCGTACAATTTGACCAAATTTTCCAACCTGCGACGTTCCGTGCGCTCCTTCTCGATCTCCTTCTCGAAATCCTCGTTCATCTGCTTTACAATCTTCTTAAATTCCATTCTTAGAATAGGTGCACTGACAGCATTCGAATTGAAAGATCCAGAGTCAGAAGCCTGCGATCTGGGTGATTTTTGTAGATCCAGCTCATCTCCAGATTCGACAGACCTCGCCTGCCCATCTGAAAGTCTGTCGGGCTCCGAAGTTTCGCCTAAATGGTCCGTTCTAAGTATGCTTATTTCCATACTCTTCTCATGCAGCTTTTTCTTACACTCACCCAACTCAGAAAGCGTCTCACTAAGCTTCGTCTCAAGCTTTAATGACTGCTGGGTCTGGTTTGTAAGCTGCTCGTTCGATCCCGCAAGCAGCTCCTGTGATTGGCTGAGTTTCAACCGGAGCTGATTCAGAGATTTATTGTACCTACTTCTCTCGTCCTCGTATTGCCGTGCCAAGTACACGTGTGCAAACTGTAAATCGTTAAGTGCCGTCCTAAGATCGTCTATTTTTCCCCCGCTGCCCTTTGGTTTGGTCTCCGAAGAATTTTTGGCCTCTTTGCCCACTTCTCCGCCATTTTCCGACTTCATGCTTGGCTGCATAATCGGCGATTCGCGTCTTCCATCCACACTTGAGCTCGGGGTTAAAGCAAGACCTTGAACCAACTTCGCAATGCACTCTTTACACCAGTTGATCCGACCAATGAAATTCTGCATCGTCTGGAGATCTGGCTGAGGAACTGTAATCCCGTGCTGTATCGAGAGCGATATCACACACGAAACAAGATCCTCCAGCGCTTTTTCAAGCCCACCCTGGCTTTTTCGCCCCACAACTTCGATATTTTGCTCTATCGAACTCTGACTCGAAACCAAAAACTCCCTGAAGTATCCAAACTTCATCAATGCAGCAACATGCTGCGAGATCCGCCTCTCGCCCTCCTCAATCTTCCTGCTGGTCCTCTCCAACTCCGAATCCCGCTCCTCACCAATCCGGTTTCGAACCATCTGTTTTAACTGTGTCACGTGACCGCAAACCCTCTCGTACTCCTCATTCGACATCAGCTGCATCTCCTTGTGCTCCGCAAGGTACCTCTCCACGGCTGTGCAAGCCTCCACCGGGTCTACTCGGCCCTTGTTGCATGTAAGTCGCTTGGAAACGCCGTGACTGTCCAAAAAGAGGCTTCCTAGCTTGGAAACAACAGCATTCGCATCCGAGCTGATGTCCGTGTACCCGTTTTTCACATCTCGGAGGTACTGGTGAACCAATGTGTTGTATATGCTGTCAGAAGAACTGAGATTATAGCGATGCAAAACGGTGTTTGCGTTCGCTGAGTTCGTTTGTCCGATTACGCGGCATGCTAGCGACATTATATGCTGGAATTGTGCAATATGGCTGCAATATATGTCTCGTTTTGTGCCTGTGTGTGTTGCTCAATGATGCTGGCTGTGAACACTGCAAAATCTTGCTTGAAATGCCCTGGTTTATATGTTGGATCAACAGATCGTCTCAGATTCAGAAATGCATGCCGTACGAAAATTTACAGACTGctcttatttattatttttatttttcttactcAGCTTCTCGATTAAGCGAGCACACGAAAAAGCGCGTTTAGGAGgcggaaaaaattttagatAATCATCATTTCTCTATAATAAAATTCTGAATTTCGGATTTTCTGCTACCAGCAATTATTACGTCAACGATGAATAATGCAAATGCCGAATTGGAACATCTAGCCAACAGTTCCACAATGCAACACGCGCGTCCTTCGGTATTGTGGGCCTGCGGCTGACCATTTCTGATACATGATTGGCTGTCTGCGCATTAAATAgataccaaaaaaaaaagcagaccTTCATCAGAGTTAGCAATAACTAGTGCTTTTACTAGTGTGTAGTGAAAAGCCGCATTGTCTGCACATTTCGGCCTGAGGCACACAATCCGCCCATAAATGCACTTGCCGCATTCGGCTATTTCCCGATGCTACAAGCAGTATTTCACAATTGGCCCTTTTCGCTGgttcttcctcctttttccGGGTATCTCCCACTAACCCAGCAAGGCCTCATATTTGTGGAAGCACTTGTCGATCATCGTATAGAGGTCGTTTTTTCTAGAATCGTCGATCACAGAACACCTCACAGAGTTGCGTGCAATCGTGATCCAGTTCTCAACACTTAAATTAAACGCATTCTGCACGGCCAGGTAATTATCCAAGATGTAGCCACCAAAATATGCCGGATCATCACTGTTGATTGAGAAGGGTACACCGCTTTCGAGAAGCTCTCTGATTGGCTCCTCTGAGACATCATCCACAACCTGTAGACGCTTGTTGGAAAGTGGACAGACCGTGAGTAGAATATCTCTCTCGGCAAGAGTCTTCATAATGACCGGATCTTCAACCGAGTGGATTCCGTGATCAATACGGCTCACCTTCAAGTATTTGAGTGCTTGCTCCACATATTCTGGGCCACCCTCCTCACCCGCATGAGAAGTGTAGAGAGATCCTTCTGGGTAGTTCTCCCGGCCGTATTTGTAGCACTCGGTGAACTTTTCCGGCAAGTTTCCGATTTCGGTCGAGTCCAGTCCCAAACCGTGGATCCAGCCTTTCTGGTAGTATGGCTTGAAATCCTTCATGGTTTGCAAGCTGTTGGCCACCGGCAAGTGCTTCAAAAGACACATGATGAGCTTTGTTGATATTCCAAGCTCCTTCTCTGCTCTGGTCAATGCATTTCTAAATCCATGAATCACAACATCCATACCGATTCCCCTCTCTGTATGTCCCTGTGGGTCGAAAAAGCACTCGACATGCTCCAAACCCTCACTGTGGGCTCTGTTCAAGTACTCCCAGGCCAAATCCTCAAAGTCCTGCTCCTTCTGCAAAACTGACATGCCAACATAGTACAAGTCAAGAAAATCCTGGAGGTCCTTGAAGTGCTCGTATCTGTACGAGAGCTCTTCAACTGTCTTGGGGTAGCCTTCTGGAAGTTTCACGTTGTTCCTGCTGGCgagtttgaaaagaagttcTGGCTCCAATGTTCCTTCCAAGTGAACATGATGCTCACACTTAGGAAGTTCTCTGAGAAAGCTTTCCATTGTACTGTCGACggtcattttttttctctttcctgttttttgtttctgtcCCTCCCTGGTATTCACACTTGTTGTAATGTATTTTCTTAAATGTATCAAACACTCAAGGCAGATCTGTCCGCATTCGGGAAAACACCTGGCTTATAAagttttttaaattttttttcttaggCATTGACCGCAAGAAAATTTTATctaatggaaaaaaaaaaaaaaaaaaaatttagttGGTCGCTCTTCCTATTGTCTCTGTGCGTCTAATCTCAACGGTCGAAATTTTGGGGCAGCATTATATAGTATATTGCTATTTACTGCATTTGGTTGTGATTTTATTCCgtttatcatcatttttatcgTGTTTAATATATAATTGAGCATGAGTATTCTTAATTTTCCCCGTGCCTGCTTCCCAATCCCACATAATCACGTTAGCAATATCCAGCAATCTGTATCTTGTTGTAGTCACCATTTCGGCTTTCGCCGTGTCTACCTTATCAATGTGTCTTTTgacatattttattttcccgCGGAATCCCCCGGATCCCGCCGCTTCGTGTTGTTGTTCTCTTCCATTTACAGGGCGGGGTATTTTCGCCACGTCTTTTCATAAAAAAGGCCAGCCCCTCAGGTTTAGCCAATTGCAATTGTTGAACATGCCtgttttgttgttgtcagAGTATTGCACTTTAATCGATGGCCCATTATCaagtattctttttctgcaaGTCATTTTCTGTATTTTGCGTCAAATGGTCTTGTACAGGGTTACTTTCGACAGGCAGCAACTCAATCATGCCCTGTTTCTTGCTTTGAAGTTCCAACCCCTGCATGTAGGCAATTCCAATTTGATTTGTAAACCGGAAAAATAGTGTTCCAATTACAGGAATAGACTCAAGCACGTATATGCACACCCCTAGCATGAGCAATTGCCCCTCTTTTTGCTTGAGATGGTAGTATTCTGCTTGGCGACGCCGAAGCCGCTGAAGTCGGTACAATCTGGATGATCTTGAGTGTATATCTGCGAGAAGGTTGTTGTAAGCGGATATAACTGGGCCTAAAATAGGCaatattttgataaaaGTGGCTGTAAGCATTGCGTAAATCGAAGAGACCCACCCTGAGATGTTAAAAACTTCAGCCGTGGGAGATGGAGGAACAACCCGCTGGAGTTTCCCCGGTATAACCACTCTTTCGTTACCTGTCAGACATAAAATGTGGTCAAACAGACTGTTCATCTTTGGGGGAAGGATTGCGTCTGGGGGCAAAACGCAGTTTGTGATTGTCTGAGCCGCTTTAGATGCCTCGCTTCGTGTAGTTGTAAGGGCAAGCAAAAATCCCATCGGGCCTGCAGTGCAACACATAAGCAAAAAGTTGActggaaaaagataaaagaaGCTGAAAAGTTCAAGGATGGTTTGTAGAAGGAGTGTGGGGAAGAAAGCTGAAATGTAAATGGGAAGAATGTTTTCCCAGtcctcaaaaaaaatgactATCCCTTTGAAAGGGTAATAAAGGCAATCTCCCTTTAGTAGAGAGCTATATGCCCCAAGGGCAACTCTAAAAGGCCTAAGGATTTCCATTTGTGCCCTGGTAACACAAGCATTAATCCAATCGTTGTAGAATGTGTCCATTGTTGTTATGTGATATAATTTAATTGTGAGTAGAGAGGGAAAAGTGTGAGAAAAGTGAAtatgaaggagaaggaaaggGATTTTAAAGAAGACATTTTAACTGATTATTTAaattaatttgaatttattgtatttaattttatttgtatttaattttattttatttggatTTAGTCTGTTTGTATTTAACTTCATTCGAATTCTGTTTAACtctaatttaattttaattcatttttatttaattatgaTTTGTTTACCATTTctaatttatttatatccTATTTCCAATccatttctattttatttctattctatttct encodes:
- the CCT6 gene encoding T-complex protein 1 subunit zeta (BUSCO:EOG09262516), whose product is MSAIQLLNPKAESLRRQQALQVNISAAEGLQDVLSSNLGPKGTMKMLVDGSGGIKITKDGQVLLKEMQIQSPTAVMIARAATAQDDVTGDGTTTVVLLVGELLRQAEIYLNEGIHPRVITDGFEKAKSAALEYLSGFGKTLGSEEDMQVDRELLLQVARTSLGTKLSPELTEVLTPVVTDAVLAIQNDKIASDVDLHMIEIMPMMHETAEETELVKGLVLDHGARHPDMPKRLENASILTLNVSLEYEKTEVNSGFYYSNAEQRERLVASERKFVDEKLKKIIDLKNQVCGDDATKGFVVINQKGIDPMSLDIFAKNGILALRRAKRRNMERLQLCCGGTAMNSVDDLTPEVLGHAGLVFEKTLGEEKFTFVTDVQNPKSVTILIKGAHNYVVQQVKDAVRDGLRAVNNVLKDKRLIPGAGAFWMSCSRHLLENKIISRGRSKPGIRAFAEALLVVPKTLAKNSGLDTLESISDCQDEIDQGEVVGLDLESGEPIDPSIDGVWDSFRVIRNAISGATGIASNLLLCDELLKAGRSSLKN